DNA sequence from the Oryza brachyantha chromosome 5, ObraRS2, whole genome shotgun sequence genome:
TTTTTTCTCCCAGAATGTTGGTGATGCATGTGCTGCTTTCCATTCGGGTAAGAAGGTGCCCATTTGTCTATCTGGGCTACATTGGGGCTTTGCAGCTCCTATTTATACTTGGCTTGGCCCACAAGGGCCTACGTAATTTGGGCTGGGCCTCCAGCTTCCTCGTCTCTCTTTCACCTTAGCTTAAGccgaacaaaaaatatctcccCTGCCTGAAAAGTGAAAGCACAAGTAGATTGAGCTGTTGGGGAATAGTCAGCTCCGCGCCGAGAGCTCCGTGAGAAtcaccggcgcggcggcgctttCCGGCGTAAttgttgcagcagcagcagccaccaCTTTCCTGAAGATTTGGGTCCCAGGCGGGGGAAGGAGGGGAAGTCACGGCGGCGTCTCGGCGTCTCGCAGGTGAGTCGGCAGGATGGCGCTGCGCGGCTGTTCTTCCTCCCTGCCCGTGACCTGTTCGGCGCTTTGCCTCGCcgaagcggcggcgcgccccgCGGGCCTCTTCGTGCCGCGTGCGGCCACTCGCCCGCGCACCGCCGCGAGGAGGCTCGTGCTCGCCGGATGCGCGCGGGAGGGCGACTCCAAGGCTGTTCAGTTGGTGCTCGGCGGCCGCgcgagcggcgacgccgactCCGACtccagcgacgacgaggacgaggacgacgacggcccgATGGAGATGACGGACGAGCAGAGGAGGACGCTGCGGAGGAAGATACGGGAGATGATGGACCGGGTGCCCGAGACACGGGAGCTCACGGACCCGGCGGAGAGGAAGGCCAAGATGCTGGAGCTGCTGACCAAGTACCAGCTCGttgtcgaggaggaggacccAAACTGGCCGGAGGACGCTGACGATGGCAATGGGTTCAGCCTCGGCCAGTTTTTCGACAAGATCACCATCAAGGCCGAGAAGAAGAATGATGATCAGGACGACGATAAAGGGTATCAAAGTGAGAAGGAGATCGTTTGGGAGGACGACAATTACATCAAGCCAATCAGGGATGTCAAGACCGCGGACTGGGATGACACTGTGTTCACGGACTTCGGTCCGTTGATTGTGCTTGTTCATAACAGATACAAGAGGTATAATTCCTTACTCCTACTAAAATGGTCATGTAGTTAAGCTGAAATCATTGGATACTAGTGAAATACCCATGCTTCCCTACAGGTTATGGACATGCTAGTACtatttgaacaaaattaattacgaTGTTTTTATGAACTTGTACATATAGATGTTTTTCCGTAATAAACTTGTATTCTAGATATGGAATAAGAAAGAACAATATGTAGAACTATTTTGTAATATGGAAGTGCCTCAAGGAATAGTTggtaaaacatataaaatataagactATACATATGTTGTATACCGTATTGCCATGATGTTCAAAAACTCCACGATGGTTATACTTCAAACACCCCTCTGGTTGAAGAATAGCTTACAAAGTTTGTTTACTATTcagtaatttatttaatattttttccatgcaatatttgtttttcatgaagCATGGATGTCCCTTTTGTAGACCTCAGGAAAATGAAATGGCAAGGGATCAACTCGTCAAGGCGATCGAGATGTTTTGGGAATACAATCTGCCTTCACCCAGAGTACTATTTCTGTCAACTTTCTTTACCTTTATAAACCTCATAACGGATTCCTTGTCGCTTATCAGAACACTTGACGAGCTGACTGTTTTGGTATCATCTTCAGTGCGTGGCTGTAGATGCCTGTGCAGAACCTGACCTTGTGGAGGCCCTGAATGTGTCTGGTTTCCCAGAGGTCCTCTTCACCAATGCAGGGAAGATAATTCACCGTGACAAAGGTATTTGTCTGAGCATAGGGGCATACTGCTCAGTTATTTTAGACCCTCAGTTGACCAATTTTCTCATGAAATTTCCTGAATTTTATTCTCTCTTGTTAGTTGTCCGATCGGGGGAGGAATGGTCAAGAATGATGGCATTCTTCTACTACAAAGCAGTAAGGCCACCTTGCTTGAGCGAGGCAGATGGTCAGGGTCAAGAAAAGGTCCCTCTTATGTCATAAGAAAGTGTGGAGGTGTAGCTTGTAGAACATCAGTGTGCATTGCTAGAAATTTACAGTTAATGCACATTTTCAGATTCTTAGATGTCCTCACACATACATCCACTAGAATGTTCTTGCGATGGTGAATTGCCATCTCTATCTGTTAGTGGCATAGTATAGTATATTCATACTGCAACAAATGTTCATGTGTTGTAGGAATATGGTTTCTGAGATATATGTTTGTGCAACAACATGTTGACCTAGGTGTTTTGTGCTTACATTGCTTGACGTTTGAGAAAATCGGAAAACATGGAATCTCTGTTCACAGTGCGTACAGACTAGCAATGCATTTGAAAGAGATGTTGATGATCATCGGCAATTATGATTCAAC
Encoded proteins:
- the LOC102707214 gene encoding thioredoxin-like fold domain-containing protein MRL7L homolog, chloroplastic, with the translated sequence MALRGCSSSLPVTCSALCLAEAAARPAGLFVPRAATRPRTAARRLVLAGCAREGDSKAVQLVLGGRASGDADSDSSDDEDEDDDGPMEMTDEQRRTLRRKIREMMDRVPETRELTDPAERKAKMLELLTKYQLVVEEEDPNWPEDADDGNGFSLGQFFDKITIKAEKKNDDQDDDKGYQSEKEIVWEDDNYIKPIRDVKTADWDDTVFTDFGPLIVLVHNRYKRPQENEMARDQLVKAIEMFWEYNLPSPRCVAVDACAEPDLVEALNVSGFPEVLFTNAGKIIHRDKVVRSGEEWSRMMAFFYYKAVRPPCLSEADGQGQEKVPLMS